The Brachyspira hyodysenteriae ATCC 27164 genome includes a window with the following:
- a CDS encoding calcium/sodium antiporter yields MENIVLNVVFTVAGVLLLYLGGTYIVDGSVMIANKLKIPPIVIGLTVVAMGTSMPELFVSLFGALRGESAIAVGNVIGSNIFNVVFVLGVSALFMSMSAGKKSYYVSMISMFIMYAALGIMLFNMETKSLTGDKISIIEGVILLILLCIYVYYLYSVISKDKDELAAFEKEVSSSTKTHSIFRAIFKIIVAILALAFGSDIFIKGVTGIFRNFLSEHIIGFIVVAVGTSIPELVTSVIAAIKKEADISIGNIVGSNIFNVGGVLGISSMASFKFGGIVLSKTQNYLMDFSIMVFAGLLLLAFTAKGKTLGKLKGCIFLIVYIAYVVYLLKTTSVA; encoded by the coding sequence ATGGAAAATATTGTATTGAATGTAGTTTTTACGGTAGCAGGTGTGCTGCTATTATATTTGGGCGGAACATATATTGTAGACGGAAGTGTTATGATCGCTAATAAGCTTAAAATTCCGCCTATAGTTATAGGTCTTACAGTTGTTGCTATGGGTACATCTATGCCGGAGCTTTTTGTAAGTTTATTTGGAGCTTTAAGAGGTGAGAGTGCTATTGCAGTAGGTAATGTAATAGGAAGCAATATATTTAATGTGGTTTTTGTACTTGGAGTATCTGCTTTATTTATGAGTATGTCTGCCGGTAAAAAATCGTATTATGTTTCTATGATTTCTATGTTTATAATGTATGCTGCTTTAGGAATTATGCTTTTTAATATGGAAACTAAAAGTTTAACAGGTGATAAGATATCTATAATTGAAGGAGTAATACTTCTTATTTTATTATGTATATATGTCTATTATTTATATAGCGTAATATCAAAAGATAAAGATGAATTAGCTGCTTTTGAAAAGGAAGTATCATCATCAACTAAAACACATTCTATATTTAGAGCTATATTTAAAATAATAGTAGCTATATTGGCTTTAGCATTTGGTTCTGATATATTTATTAAAGGTGTTACAGGAATATTTAGAAATTTCTTAAGCGAGCATATAATAGGTTTTATAGTTGTTGCTGTGGGAACCAGCATACCTGAACTTGTTACAAGTGTAATAGCCGCTATCAAAAAAGAAGCTGATATATCTATAGGAAATATAGTAGGAAGTAATATATTCAATGTTGGAGGAGTTCTTGGAATATCATCTATGGCTTCATTCAAATTTGGAGGAATTGTATTAAGTAAAACACAAAATTATTTAATGGATTTCTCTATTATGGTGTTTGCAGGTTTATTACTTTTGGCTTTCACTGCAAAAGGAAAGACTTTAGGTAAATTAAAGGGCTGTATATTCTTAATTGTTTATATAGCTTATGTTGTTTATTTACTTAAAACTACATCAGTAGCATAA
- a CDS encoding metal ABC transporter substrate-binding protein produces MKKILTIIFILSLLIGCSNSSGNNQNQDSSNKLKVYASIYPMYDFAKKICGDKADVYNMTSTGSEPHDFEITSKDMANLTKANLFIYNGGGMEHWVDTVKDSIKELKYVETAFNINNDGLDPHFWLSPIKAKKQMENIKNALIEIDSVNADYYNSNYNFYADRLDELDNHFKYVLSNMKSTNLVVTHPAFGHFCEEYSLNQVAIARDEADPKAMSDTIAFIKNNNVKAIFYEDFSSSKLVDSIAKETGVKILTLNPIESLSEEYINAGEDYFSVMEENLISLTNGLN; encoded by the coding sequence ATGAAAAAAATTTTAACAATCATTTTTATATTATCATTATTAATAGGATGCAGTAATAGTTCAGGAAATAATCAAAATCAAGATTCTTCAAATAAGTTAAAGGTTTATGCTAGTATTTATCCGATGTATGATTTTGCCAAAAAAATATGCGGAGATAAAGCTGATGTATATAATATGACTTCTACAGGATCAGAGCCTCATGATTTTGAAATAACTTCAAAAGATATGGCTAATTTAACAAAGGCGAATTTGTTTATTTATAATGGCGGCGGTATGGAGCATTGGGTTGATACAGTTAAAGACAGTATAAAAGAATTAAAATATGTGGAAACTGCTTTTAATATAAATAATGACGGATTGGATCCTCATTTTTGGCTTTCGCCTATTAAGGCTAAGAAACAAATGGAGAATATAAAAAATGCATTAATAGAGATAGATTCTGTTAATGCGGATTATTATAATTCTAATTATAATTTTTATGCTGATAGATTGGATGAATTAGATAATCATTTTAAATATGTTTTATCAAATATGAAAAGTACTAATTTAGTGGTAACTCATCCTGCTTTCGGACATTTTTGCGAAGAATATTCATTGAATCAAGTTGCTATTGCAAGAGATGAAGCTGATCCTAAGGCTATGTCTGATACTATAGCTTTTATAAAAAATAATAATGTTAAAGCTATATTCTATGAAGATTTTTCAAGTTCTAAGCTAGTAGATTCTATAGCAAAAGAGACAGGCGTAAAAATACTTACATTAAATCCTATAGAATCTTTAAGCGAAGAATATATTAATGCTGGAGAAGATTATTTTTCTGTAATGGAAGAAAATCTTATCTCTTTAACTAATGGACTTAATTAA
- a CDS encoding META domain-containing protein yields MKYIVHILIAALFILSCSTAKVTHIEEPKNDSLFGRKFKLVSIYPDMDITIEFTQDTIYGFSAVNNYSSSYTIDGDIFNILSISMTKRAGTSDKIAAEIEYLNMLQNATSYKINGRQLIIYTLLSSENLVFEEF; encoded by the coding sequence ATGAAATATATTGTACATATTTTAATAGCAGCATTATTTATATTATCATGTTCTACAGCAAAAGTTACTCATATAGAAGAACCAAAAAATGACTCTCTTTTTGGAAGAAAATTTAAATTGGTGAGTATATATCCTGATATGGATATTACCATAGAATTTACACAAGATACAATATATGGTTTTTCTGCTGTTAATAATTATTCGTCTTCATACACTATTGACGGAGATATATTTAATATATTGTCTATTTCAATGACTAAAAGAGCAGGTACAAGCGATAAAATTGCCGCTGAAATTGAATATCTTAATATGCTGCAAAATGCTACTTCTTATAAAATTAATGGAAGACAATTAATAATATATACTTTATTATCCAGTGAAAATTTGGTTTTTGAAGAATTTTAA
- a CDS encoding ABC transporter substrate-binding protein: protein MKKLFIALSIVILFIASCSSKKDNENISLLNSEVKKIGILQLVEHYALDQANKGFVDGLKEAGYEDGKNVIIDYQNAQGEQANCVTISQKFINDKVDLILAIATPAAQAVANLTKDIPILITAVTDPADSKLVADNKMPGGNVTGTSDLTPVKEQMELLKKLIPNAKNVGFLYSSSEQNSKFQIDIAKAKANELGLSYVDATVTTPNDLQQVVQSLVGKVDVIYVPTDNMVSAGMANVIGVTGPANIPVICGEAAMLNAGGLATYGIDYYELGKLTATQAVKILKGESNPADMPIEYMQNPVLEINTNAANKLGVTIPADL from the coding sequence ATGAAAAAGTTATTTATTGCTTTATCTATTGTAATATTATTTATTGCATCATGTTCGTCAAAAAAAGATAATGAAAATATTTCACTTTTGAATAGTGAAGTAAAAAAAATAGGAATACTTCAGCTTGTTGAACATTATGCATTAGATCAGGCCAATAAAGGTTTTGTTGATGGTTTGAAAGAAGCCGGATATGAAGATGGTAAAAATGTTATCATAGATTATCAAAATGCTCAGGGTGAACAGGCAAATTGTGTTACAATATCTCAGAAATTTATTAATGATAAAGTAGATTTGATATTAGCAATAGCAACACCTGCAGCACAGGCTGTAGCTAATTTAACTAAAGATATACCTATACTTATAACAGCAGTTACTGATCCTGCAGATTCAAAATTGGTTGCAGATAATAAAATGCCTGGCGGAAATGTTACAGGTACTTCTGATTTAACACCTGTAAAAGAACAAATGGAATTATTGAAGAAGTTAATTCCAAATGCTAAAAATGTAGGTTTCTTGTATAGTTCCAGTGAGCAGAATTCTAAATTTCAAATAGATATTGCCAAAGCAAAAGCAAATGAATTAGGTTTATCATATGTAGATGCTACAGTAACAACTCCTAATGATTTACAGCAGGTAGTTCAGAGTTTAGTAGGTAAAGTAGATGTTATATATGTACCTACAGATAATATGGTATCAGCTGGTATGGCAAATGTTATAGGTGTTACAGGACCTGCTAATATACCTGTAATATGCGGAGAGGCTGCTATGCTTAATGCGGGTGGACTTGCTACTTATGGTATAGATTATTATGAATTAGGAAAATTAACAGCTACTCAGGCAGTAAAAATATTAAAAGGTGAATCTAACCCTGCTGACATGCCTATAGAATATATGCAAAATCCTGTATTAGAAATTAATACTAATGCAGCAAATAAACTAGGTGTTACAATACCAGCAGATTTATAA
- a CDS encoding KdsC family phosphatase, producing MNIRDYISYLFNKNKLKKVKLLVSDIDGVMTDGRLIFDDNGVESKFFNTQDGMGVVLALKAGIKVAVISGSNSNAIKTRFDKFRKHGFEDLILGKENKMPIILTLIEKYGLKKEEIAYIGDDLIDLSVMKYVGISFSPKDAHHEALKVADVIIHKRGGYGAVRVVIDMILKSKGIYNEIISQI from the coding sequence ATGAATATCAGAGATTATATTTCATATCTATTTAATAAAAATAAGTTAAAGAAAGTTAAGCTTCTAGTATCCGATATAGACGGAGTTATGACTGACGGAAGATTAATATTTGATGATAATGGTGTTGAAAGTAAATTTTTTAATACTCAAGATGGTATGGGGGTAGTTTTAGCATTAAAAGCTGGTATTAAAGTTGCCGTTATTTCCGGAAGTAATTCTAATGCCATAAAAACAAGATTTGATAAGTTTAGAAAACATGGATTCGAAGATCTAATACTTGGTAAAGAAAATAAAATGCCTATTATTTTAACTTTAATTGAAAAATATGGTTTAAAGAAAGAAGAGATAGCTTATATAGGCGATGATTTAATAGATTTAAGTGTTATGAAATATGTGGGAATATCTTTTTCTCCTAAAGATGCCCATCATGAAGCTTTGAAAGTTGCTGATGTTATAATTCATAAAAGAGGGGGATATGGTGCTGTTAGAGTAGTAATAGATATGATACTTAAATCTAAGGGTATTTATAATGAAATTATTAGTCAAATTTAA
- a CDS encoding metal ABC transporter permease, with product MEIFEYDFMRKAFLVGIMLAVIIPCIGVVVVLKRLSMIGDAISHTSLAGVTFGLVFNINPIVASIIFCILSALSIEFIRKKIAKYGEMSISIIMSLSIGVAGLLSGFVANNSNFNSFLFGSIVAISDFELKLVILISSISILIFIFLYKEIFYITFNERLAKLSGVPVNRINFIFTILTAITVSISARAVGALIVSSMMVVPVACSMQVANSYKKTIIFAVIFNLFFTILGIFISYYQGLKPGATIVLISIATFIIIILLKSILSSKNSAA from the coding sequence ATGGAAATATTTGAATATGATTTTATGCGTAAAGCTTTCCTAGTAGGTATTATGCTTGCTGTGATAATACCTTGCATAGGAGTTGTTGTAGTATTAAAAAGACTTTCTATGATAGGAGATGCTATTTCACATACTTCGCTTGCTGGGGTTACATTCGGTTTAGTTTTTAATATAAACCCTATAGTCGCATCAATCATATTCTGCATATTGTCTGCATTATCAATAGAGTTCATAAGAAAGAAAATAGCTAAATATGGTGAGATGTCTATATCAATTATAATGTCTTTGTCTATAGGAGTGGCAGGGCTTCTTTCAGGATTTGTAGCTAACAATTCAAACTTTAACAGCTTTTTATTTGGAAGTATTGTTGCTATAAGCGATTTTGAATTGAAATTGGTAATATTGATAAGCTCAATATCAATACTAATTTTCATCTTCCTATACAAAGAAATTTTTTATATAACTTTTAATGAAAGATTAGCAAAATTATCTGGTGTGCCTGTAAATAGGATTAACTTCATTTTTACAATATTAACTGCTATTACTGTATCAATATCAGCAAGAGCAGTTGGGGCATTAATAGTTTCATCAATGATGGTTGTTCCTGTTGCATGTTCTATGCAGGTAGCTAATAGTTATAAAAAAACCATTATTTTTGCTGTGATATTCAATCTATTTTTTACTATATTAGGAATATTTATTTCATATTATCAAGGCTTAAAACCAGGAGCAACTATAGTACTAATAAGCATTGCTACTTTTATAATTATAATTTTATTAAAATCAATACTATCATCAAAAAATAGTGCGGCATAA
- a CDS encoding metal ABC transporter ATP-binding protein produces MSKIIEFKNVHFGYTSDDILKCISFDVNKGDFVSIIGSNGVGKSTILKLILGEISQFRGSIKLYEEDINKFRDWKRIGYLEQNAYSKIINFPATVYEIVMSNNFADIGLFKFPNKSHHVKVIKALELLGMEKYKNRMISKLSGGQIQRVFLARTLISEPDLLVLDEPTNGVDRETIDLIYKILQDLNKEKKVTIIMVTHDVEKTSNISNRIFCFEEGSLVELEKKQIYDELSHKHKHPNSDHICSC; encoded by the coding sequence ATGAGTAAGATTATAGAATTTAAAAATGTGCATTTCGGATACACTTCTGATGATATACTTAAATGTATAAGTTTTGATGTAAATAAAGGAGATTTTGTATCTATAATAGGTTCCAATGGAGTTGGAAAAAGCACTATATTAAAACTTATTTTAGGAGAGATAAGTCAATTTAGAGGAAGCATAAAACTTTATGAAGAAGATATAAATAAATTCAGAGATTGGAAAAGAATAGGGTATTTAGAACAGAATGCATATTCAAAGATTATAAATTTTCCTGCTACTGTTTATGAAATAGTGATGTCCAATAATTTTGCTGATATAGGTTTATTTAAATTTCCAAATAAAAGTCATCATGTTAAGGTTATTAAAGCATTAGAGCTTTTGGGTATGGAAAAATATAAAAACAGAATGATATCTAAGCTTTCCGGCGGACAAATTCAGAGAGTTTTTTTAGCCAGAACATTAATATCTGAACCTGACTTACTTGTACTTGATGAACCAACTAATGGAGTTGATAGAGAAACTATTGATTTGATATATAAAATTTTACAGGATTTAAATAAAGAAAAAAAAGTAACTATAATAATGGTTACTCATGATGTAGAGAAAACATCTAATATATCTAATAGAATATTTTGTTTTGAAGAAGGTTCTTTAGTTGAACTTGAAAAGAAACAAATATATGATGAACTTTCTCATAAGCATAAACATCCTAATAGCGATCATATTTGTTCATGTTAA
- a CDS encoding cupin domain-containing protein, translating to MGNYINNIDYKKVVALKDLVAIKDISMLSLVDRKSLAMTIISADKSKEIPTHTSTGDVLVTVIEGKAEIMIDGNSFETSLGQSILIPANAPHSLKAIEAFKILVIQVKSE from the coding sequence ATGGGGAATTATATTAACAATATAGATTATAAAAAAGTAGTTGCTTTAAAAGATTTAGTAGCGATTAAAGATATATCTATGCTTTCATTAGTTGATAGAAAAAGTCTGGCTATGACAATAATATCAGCTGATAAAAGTAAAGAAATTCCTACACATACAAGCACAGGAGATGTTTTAGTTACAGTGATTGAAGGAAAGGCAGAAATAATGATTGATGGAAATTCATTTGAAACTTCATTAGGACAATCTATTTTAATTCCTGCCAATGCTCCTCATTCATTGAAAGCTATAGAAGCATTTAAAATATTAGTTATACAAGTGAAATCAGAGTAA
- a CDS encoding META domain-containing protein, whose amino-acid sequence MIRNFILILSFTIIMFITSCATTSQSINVSTSTLNGKTFQLTNMFEGRGITISFYNEEFYGYSGFNTYLGKYEMRRGNMIIFTDMVVTKMGGTSEAVEEEKKYIELLSKASSIELTSNTLTINTLDNDTLIFKRIK is encoded by the coding sequence ATGATAAGAAATTTTATTTTAATATTAAGTTTTACTATAATAATGTTTATAACTTCCTGTGCTACAACATCTCAATCAATCAATGTATCCACAAGCACATTAAATGGAAAAACTTTTCAGCTTACAAATATGTTTGAAGGAAGAGGAATTACAATATCATTTTATAATGAAGAGTTTTACGGTTACAGCGGATTCAATACATATCTAGGAAAATATGAAATGCGAAGAGGCAATATGATAATATTCACAGATATGGTTGTTACAAAAATGGGCGGAACATCAGAAGCTGTAGAAGAAGAAAAAAAATATATAGAATTGCTAAGCAAAGCATCTTCAATAGAACTTACAAGCAATACACTTACAATAAATACTTTAGATAATGATACTCTCATATTTAAAAGAATAAAATAA
- the truA gene encoding tRNA pseudouridine(38-40) synthase TruA, with protein MNNIKITIQYDGTDFYGWQIQPNLRTVQGEIYKAVQKVYGEKITIYGCGRTDAGVHALGQVANFRVPKMLVPINKVHIALNSYLDRDLRIIKAEEMPDSFNARASATFREYLYIVHNSSTSFPFYERYAWFYRKNVIDEKLINEYARYLIGEHNFTSFCSTEDENDSKFRYLERVKAIRKGDTIYFIIRGNAFLHNMVRIIVGTLVEGQKKKKPINFIEDILKSEDRAKAFVTAPAHGLYFRRAFFKDE; from the coding sequence ATGAATAATATAAAGATAACAATACAATATGACGGTACAGATTTTTACGGTTGGCAGATACAGCCTAATTTAAGAACGGTTCAGGGTGAAATATATAAGGCCGTTCAGAAAGTATATGGTGAAAAAATTACTATATATGGATGCGGAAGGACGGATGCAGGAGTTCATGCTTTAGGACAGGTGGCTAATTTTAGAGTACCTAAAATGCTGGTTCCTATTAATAAGGTTCATATAGCTTTGAATTCATATTTAGATAGAGATTTAAGAATAATAAAAGCTGAAGAGATGCCGGATAGTTTTAATGCTAGGGCTTCAGCTACTTTTAGGGAATATTTATATATAGTTCATAACAGCAGTACTTCTTTTCCTTTTTATGAGAGATATGCTTGGTTCTATAGAAAAAATGTTATAGATGAGAAGTTAATTAATGAATATGCAAGATATTTAATAGGGGAGCATAATTTTACATCATTTTGTTCTACAGAAGATGAGAATGATTCTAAATTTAGATATTTAGAGAGAGTTAAAGCTATAAGAAAAGGAGATACTATATATTTTATTATTAGAGGCAATGCTTTCCTTCATAATATGGTTAGAATAATCGTTGGTACTTTAGTAGAGGGGCAGAAGAAAAAAAAGCCTATTAACTTTATAGAAGATATACTGAAAAGTGAGGACAGAGCAAAAGCATTTGTAACAGCACCAGCCCATGGTCTTTATTTTCGAAGGGCATTTTTTAAAGATGAATGA
- a CDS encoding ABC transporter permease translates to MKNKKLIYLILGIIIFISLWYFTALKINSEILFPNIQNILAKLIEIISEKSFYKDLLSSLLRVLITFALSFLSAFIIGISAGIFLPLRYTLIPIINFIRTIPTIPLILVAIIWFDNNTVPIFVSMLVIFPIIYDSITNGIINVDKKLIEMSISYNVSIKTQIINLYIPYIKPYIFTGISQSMGITWKSILAAEILALPALGIGTKLYESHLYLDSVSLFAYCLIAIIFNGIFEIIIRINNDK, encoded by the coding sequence ATGAAAAATAAAAAACTTATATATTTAATATTAGGTATTATTATATTCATAAGCTTATGGTATTTTACCGCTTTAAAAATCAATTCTGAAATATTGTTTCCAAATATACAAAATATATTAGCAAAGTTAATAGAAATAATATCTGAAAAATCATTTTATAAAGATTTATTATCAAGTTTGCTTAGAGTATTAATAACATTTGCTTTATCTTTTTTGTCGGCATTTATAATAGGAATATCAGCAGGAATATTTTTACCTCTTAGATATACATTAATACCAATAATAAATTTCATAAGAACAATACCTACTATACCATTAATATTAGTTGCTATAATATGGTTCGATAATAATACAGTACCTATATTCGTTTCTATGCTTGTAATTTTTCCTATAATATATGATTCTATAACTAATGGAATAATCAATGTAGATAAAAAATTAATAGAGATGTCTATATCATATAATGTATCTATAAAAACACAGATAATAAATCTCTATATACCGTATATAAAACCATACATATTTACCGGAATATCTCAATCTATGGGAATTACTTGGAAAAGTATATTAGCCGCAGAAATATTGGCTTTACCTGCTTTAGGAATAGGTACAAAACTTTATGAATCTCATTTATATTTAGATAGTGTGAGTTTATTTGCTTATTGTCTTATTGCAATAATATTTAATGGTATATTTGAAATCATTATAAGGATAAATAATGACAAATAA
- a CDS encoding ATP-binding cassette domain-containing protein, whose translation MTNKKNDYIFRLENINLSYNNLIIFKNFNIDFHLNKINIILGASGSGKTSLLNIISSKINKDDKAFVYQEPRLLDFLTSYKNIEYVLKDKIKNKDDMEKKIKNALEITGLINNIYSKPNELSGGMKQRLSLARALAYDSNFIFMDEPLQGQDIKRKKELIDIIKNIQSQTNKTFFYVTHDVYEAVMLGDYIYILSNKNNFTQLIFETYIENDNTENQLQYHQSQQAKLTDILINN comes from the coding sequence ATGACAAATAAAAAAAATGACTATATATTCAGATTAGAAAATATAAATCTTTCTTATAATAATTTGATAATATTTAAAAACTTTAATATAGATTTCCATTTAAATAAAATCAATATAATATTAGGTGCTTCAGGCTCTGGAAAAACTTCTCTATTGAATATAATATCATCTAAAATAAATAAAGATGATAAAGCATTCGTATATCAGGAGCCAAGACTATTAGATTTTTTGACTTCATATAAAAATATAGAATATGTATTAAAAGACAAAATAAAAAATAAAGATGATATGGAGAAAAAAATAAAAAATGCTTTGGAAATTACAGGGTTAATAAATAATATATACTCAAAACCTAATGAACTTAGCGGAGGAATGAAGCAGAGATTATCCTTAGCAAGGGCTTTAGCTTATGATTCAAATTTCATATTTATGGACGAGCCATTACAAGGACAGGATATAAAAAGAAAAAAAGAACTTATTGATATAATAAAAAATATACAGTCACAAACAAATAAAACTTTTTTCTATGTTACTCATGATGTATATGAAGCAGTTATGCTTGGAGATTATATATATATATTATCAAATAAAAATAACTTTACTCAATTAATATTTGAAACATATATTGAAAATGATAATACAGAAAATCAATTACAGTATCATCAATCTCAGCAAGCAAAACTGACAGACATACTTATAAATAATTAA
- a CDS encoding DegT/DnrJ/EryC1/StrS family aminotransferase, with the protein MIRHSRPTIRKKDLESALKVMISDNLATGDVIQEFERSFANYFGKGFTAIFVNSGTAALELILRHLKVGEGDEVIMSSFLNASPLQVVTSLKATPVLIDIDEDSFQISMDNVIEAINEKTKAIIVSHMFGNCALIDELADIKVPVIEDASHSLGGKYRDTLLGSFGDFAYFSLSATRMITSGGAGGMILTKKKGMDAIRDIIHYDKKENFIRRFNYCATDLQASIGIEELKHLERMVEVRSDIASFYDNAILESNLMKLSTHDSESPSHYRYVCMLNGSMNIYDAIKMFERHNVEAARPIFKPLHQYLNLPNENYPNTENAYLKSISLPIYPTLQKNEAELICKLIKQIR; encoded by the coding sequence TTGATTAGACATTCCAGACCTACTATAAGAAAAAAAGATTTAGAATCCGCTTTAAAAGTAATGATTAGCGATAATCTTGCTACAGGAGATGTTATACAAGAATTTGAAAGAAGTTTTGCTAATTATTTCGGCAAGGGTTTTACAGCAATATTTGTTAATAGCGGAACTGCTGCATTAGAACTTATATTAAGACATTTAAAAGTTGGTGAAGGCGATGAAGTTATAATGTCATCTTTTCTTAATGCCTCACCTCTTCAAGTAGTTACAAGTTTAAAAGCTACTCCTGTTTTAATAGATATAGACGAAGACAGTTTTCAAATATCTATGGATAATGTTATAGAGGCTATCAATGAAAAAACTAAAGCAATTATAGTTTCTCATATGTTTGGAAATTGTGCGTTAATTGATGAGCTTGCTGATATAAAAGTGCCTGTTATAGAAGATGCTTCTCATAGTTTGGGAGGCAAATACAGAGATACTTTACTTGGAAGTTTCGGAGATTTTGCATACTTCTCTCTTTCTGCAACTAGAATGATAACTTCAGGCGGTGCAGGAGGAATGATACTTACAAAGAAAAAAGGAATGGATGCTATAAGAGATATAATTCACTATGATAAAAAAGAAAATTTTATAAGAAGATTCAATTATTGCGCAACTGATCTTCAGGCTTCAATAGGTATAGAAGAACTTAAACATCTTGAAAGAATGGTTGAAGTAAGAAGTGATATAGCTTCGTTTTATGATAATGCTATACTTGAAAGCAATTTAATGAAATTATCTACTCATGATAGTGAAAGCCCTTCTCATTATAGATATGTATGTATGCTTAACGGCAGTATGAATATATACGATGCTATAAAAATGTTTGAAAGACATAATGTAGAAGCGGCAAGACCTATATTTAAACCTCTGCATCAGTATCTTAATTTACCTAATGAAAATTATCCTAATACTGAGAATGCATATTTAAAAAGCATATCATTGCCTATATACCCTACTTTGCAAAAAAATGAAGCTGAGCTAATTTGCAAACTTATAAAACAGATAAGATGA
- a CDS encoding variable surface family protein — MKKILLMMIALLSITNSLVFGMYGNNNDWIDFLTDGNQFRARMDQLGFVLGNDSIKGTVGFRANTGYWGSILTSSAETKLDATVSAGIGYTSDVIGIGLGYNYTYSEVYKLDVHTPVLAVNALANNLRIVVPVQVAVKDKLDNTYGNYMGISLDPQIRYYTGIDLLNQVRLIVKYGMNQTKTASETYTASSFGFDFRLYFGAMVGNVTLNPFIKVTYDTSLGAKGKSTGSYEVLSDSVVIPTTTAADLLDRETYTLSILPTLALEASSDVVSLYLEPGLGYSIYDDGRKGSKLNHSLAWSAYAELYITPVEDLEWYFEMDVNNEGGVPISFASTTGITWYLPSFGAAE; from the coding sequence ATGAAAAAGATTTTATTAATGATGATTGCTTTATTATCAATTACAAATTCTTTAGTATTTGGTATGTACGGCAACAACAATGATTGGATTGATTTTCTTACAGACGGAAATCAATTCAGAGCAAGAATGGATCAATTAGGTTTTGTATTAGGAAATGACAGTATTAAAGGTACTGTTGGTTTCAGAGCTAATACAGGATATTGGGGATCTATTTTAACTTCTTCAGCAGAGACTAAATTAGATGCTACAGTTTCAGCAGGTATAGGTTATACTTCTGATGTAATAGGTATAGGACTTGGTTATAATTATACTTATTCTGAAGTATATAAATTAGATGTACATACTCCTGTTTTAGCTGTTAATGCTTTAGCTAATAATTTAAGAATAGTAGTTCCTGTTCAAGTAGCTGTAAAAGATAAATTAGATAATACTTATGGTAATTATATGGGTATTAGTTTAGATCCTCAAATCAGATACTATACAGGAATAGATTTGCTCAATCAAGTAAGATTAATAGTTAAATATGGTATGAATCAAACTAAAACTGCATCAGAAACATATACAGCTTCTTCTTTTGGTTTTGATTTCAGATTATATTTCGGAGCTATGGTTGGAAATGTTACTCTTAATCCTTTCATCAAAGTAACTTATGATACTTCTTTAGGTGCTAAAGGTAAATCTACTGGAAGTTATGAAGTATTATCAGACAGTGTTGTTATTCCTACAACAACTGCAGCTGATTTACTTGATAGAGAAACTTATACTTTATCTATACTTCCTACTTTAGCTTTAGAGGCAAGCAGTGATGTAGTTTCTCTTTATTTAGAGCCTGGATTAGGTTATTCTATTTATGATGATGGTAGAAAAGGTTCTAAACTTAATCATTCTTTAGCTTGGTCAGCTTATGCAGAACTTTATATTACTCCTGTTGAAGATTTAGAATGGTATTTTGAGATGGATGTAAATAATGAGGGAGGAGTTCCTATTAGCTTTGCATCTACTACAGGTATTACTTGGTACTTGCCTTCTTTCGGAGCAGCAGAGTAA